A part of Methanohalobium evestigatum Z-7303 genomic DNA contains:
- a CDS encoding MoaD/ThiS family protein: MNRKNDITVDVKIVPDDNSEQSVNIEKGATYEDLLKKLDINEESVIVLNDGNATPIDGVIESGKIQVLKITSGG, from the coding sequence ATGAACAGGAAGAATGATATCACAGTTGATGTTAAAATCGTTCCTGATGATAATTCAGAACAATCTGTAAATATTGAAAAAGGAGCGACATATGAAGATTTACTCAAAAAACTTGACATTAATGAAGAATCAGTTATTGTTTTAAATGATGGAAACGCCACTCCAATTGATGGAGTGATCGAATCCGGAAAAATCCAAGTTTTAAAAATAACATCAGGTGGGTAA
- a CDS encoding UPF0280 family protein — protein MPYREKFQLKETIVTIIADYSSSIEIAKDTIKLHRSKLERYIESDPYFNTTLESYDHKEKTPEIVQRLISASKTMGIGPMSAVAGTIASLAVEAMKDAGENFAIVDNGGDIALINNRPATIGIYAGSSAFKNLAFKMEPRNTITGVCTSSGTVGPSISFGMADAAIVFSDNVSLADSAATELGNAVTDVGREFVENSFGVVENIPGIKGAVVIQGEHMGFWGEVPEMIHANIDYDCITKG, from the coding sequence ATGCCGTATCGAGAGAAGTTTCAACTAAAAGAAACCATTGTAACCATTATTGCGGATTATTCTTCAAGTATAGAAATCGCAAAAGATACTATAAAACTACACCGTTCCAAACTGGAGCGATATATCGAATCAGACCCATATTTTAACACAACCCTTGAATCTTATGATCATAAAGAAAAAACTCCTGAAATTGTCCAGAGACTTATCAGTGCCAGTAAAACAATGGGTATTGGTCCCATGAGTGCAGTTGCCGGTACTATTGCATCCCTTGCCGTTGAAGCCATGAAAGATGCAGGAGAAAATTTTGCAATTGTAGATAATGGAGGGGATATTGCACTTATTAACAATAGACCTGCAACCATAGGAATATATGCTGGTTCATCTGCCTTCAAGAACCTTGCATTCAAAATGGAACCCAGAAATACAATTACCGGTGTATGTACTTCCTCTGGGACAGTTGGTCCATCTATAAGTTTTGGAATGGCTGATGCAGCAATTGTATTTTCTGACAATGTATCTCTTGCAGATTCTGCTGCTACTGAACTGGGCAACGCTGTTACTGATGTGGGGAGGGAATTTGTCGAAAATTCATTCGGTGTGGTTGAAAATATTCCCGGTATAAAAGGTGCAGTTGTCATTCAGGGAGAACATATGGGTTTCTGGGGTGAAGTTCCAGAAATGATACATGCAAATATAGACTACGACTGTATTACAAAAGGCTGA
- a CDS encoding DUF362 domain-containing protein: MKIKINVSTDRIDKPIVAESILETGTLLNISQAHFDSSHGEIVADVPQNDFENFRDSLISKGAKVIQLDSPVNRDDDECVDCGACVSICPKNVFKIDENWNVNMEPENCIQCGTCIKTCPHGALSIQNLMEQ; the protein is encoded by the coding sequence ATGAAAATAAAAATCAATGTTTCAACCGACAGAATCGATAAACCAATTGTTGCAGAATCTATACTTGAAACTGGAACTTTATTAAATATCTCTCAGGCACATTTTGATTCAAGTCACGGAGAAATCGTGGCAGATGTCCCACAAAACGATTTTGAAAATTTTAGAGACTCCTTAATATCCAAAGGTGCAAAAGTTATACAGCTGGATTCTCCTGTAAACCGAGATGACGATGAATGTGTTGACTGCGGTGCCTGTGTGTCTATATGTCCCAAAAACGTATTCAAGATTGATGAAAATTGGAATGTGAACATGGAACCTGAAAACTGCATCCAGTGTGGTACATGTATTAAAACCTGTCCACATGGTGCTTTAAGTATTCAAAATTTAATGGAACAATAA
- a CDS encoding homocysteine biosynthesis protein, protein MVEKSIEEINNKIKDGSVNVVTAEEMVDIVSELGTEGAAQEVDVVTTGTFGAMCSSGAFLNFGHAEPPIKFQKIWLNDVEAYAGLAAVDAYIGSTQLSETAGMEYGGAHVIEDLISGKSIDVHAKSYGTDCYPLKILDTTLNINDLNQTTMVNPRNGFQKYNVATNSTNRTLHTYMSTLLPNHGNITYSGSGVLSPLSNDPNYETIGTGTRIFIGGAQGYVVGEGSQHNPEVNFGTLMVQGNLKDMNPDYVRGASFYGYGTSLYMGIGVPIPVLNERIAENTAVRDEDIVTNILDYGVQSRDRPKLREVTYAELKSGYVDLNGREVPTSPLSSFKTARLIAEDCKDQIKNGEFFVTEPVHRLPNKGVFKPMKQTMKKPLVREIMARNVVTIQQDSSFHEAAKKIMESTFDHLPVVSEDSKLVGIVTAWDISKAVAQEKYHIVKDFMTRDVVTATTEETIDIAAHHIDQKEVSALPVVDNERRVVGIITSNDISKLLASE, encoded by the coding sequence ATGGTTGAAAAGTCAATTGAAGAAATCAACAATAAAATCAAAGACGGCAGTGTTAATGTTGTTACTGCCGAAGAAATGGTAGATATCGTATCAGAACTCGGTACAGAAGGTGCTGCACAAGAGGTGGATGTTGTTACTACTGGAACATTTGGAGCCATGTGCTCGTCTGGTGCGTTTTTAAATTTTGGTCATGCAGAACCACCCATCAAATTCCAGAAAATCTGGCTAAACGATGTAGAGGCTTATGCAGGGCTTGCAGCTGTTGATGCGTATATAGGCTCCACTCAATTGTCTGAAACTGCCGGCATGGAATATGGGGGGGCCCATGTTATTGAAGACCTCATAAGTGGAAAATCAATAGATGTGCATGCAAAATCCTATGGTACCGATTGTTATCCTTTAAAAATACTGGATACTACATTAAATATCAACGATCTAAATCAGACCACTATGGTCAACCCCCGAAATGGGTTCCAGAAATACAATGTAGCTACAAACAGCACAAACCGCACATTACATACCTATATGAGTACATTACTTCCAAACCATGGAAATATTACCTATTCAGGTTCTGGTGTCCTTTCTCCGTTATCGAATGACCCGAACTATGAAACAATTGGAACCGGTACACGGATTTTTATAGGCGGTGCACAGGGTTATGTTGTTGGAGAAGGGTCCCAGCACAACCCGGAAGTTAACTTCGGCACTCTGATGGTACAGGGCAATCTTAAGGATATGAACCCTGATTATGTTCGCGGTGCAAGTTTTTACGGTTATGGAACTTCATTGTACATGGGTATAGGAGTGCCTATACCGGTTCTGAACGAAAGAATTGCTGAAAATACAGCCGTCAGAGACGAAGATATCGTTACAAATATACTGGATTATGGAGTACAGAGTAGAGACCGTCCCAAACTGAGAGAAGTGACCTATGCAGAACTAAAATCCGGTTATGTAGACCTAAACGGTAGAGAAGTTCCTACATCACCGCTTTCAAGTTTTAAAACTGCAAGGCTGATTGCTGAAGATTGTAAAGACCAGATTAAAAACGGTGAGTTCTTTGTTACCGAACCTGTACATAGACTGCCCAACAAGGGTGTATTCAAACCAATGAAACAGACCATGAAAAAACCACTTGTTAGAGAAATAATGGCTCGAAATGTTGTTACCATCCAGCAGGACAGTTCTTTCCATGAGGCTGCAAAAAAGATAATGGAGAGTACTTTCGACCATCTTCCTGTGGTATCAGAAGATTCCAAACTGGTTGGTATTGTTACTGCATGGGATATATCAAAAGCGGTTGCACAGGAAAAATATCATATTGTAAAGGATTTCATGACAAGGGATGTGGTTACAGCTACAACAGAGGAAACCATAGATATTGCCGCTCACCATATTGACCAAAAAGAGGTATCCGCTTTACCTGTAGTAGATAATGAAAGACGTGTTGTGGGCATTATTACAAGCAATGATATAAGCAAATTACTTGCAAGTGAGTAA
- a CDS encoding adenylyltransferase/cytidyltransferase family protein, producing the protein MSLLKLCKGDLLTRVLATGTFDLLHPGHLHYLSEARKLGNELYVIVARESMIKHKPKPVIPENQRVTMVNSLDVVDKAVLGSETNIYEPIKNIKPDVITIGYDQKFSSDSIEKNLEELGINAKVVRINKLSDCSLCSSGKIIDRILERYC; encoded by the coding sequence ATGTCTTTATTGAAACTCTGTAAAGGTGATCTTTTGACAAGGGTACTGGCAACTGGAACATTTGACCTTCTTCATCCGGGACATCTGCACTATTTAAGTGAAGCCCGTAAACTCGGTAATGAATTATATGTAATCGTTGCAAGAGAATCCATGATAAAACATAAACCTAAACCTGTTATTCCTGAAAATCAGCGTGTAACAATGGTAAATTCGTTAGATGTAGTGGATAAAGCAGTGCTTGGAAGTGAAACCAATATATATGAACCGATAAAGAATATAAAACCAGATGTCATAACAATCGGCTATGACCAGAAATTCAGCAGTGATTCAATCGAGAAAAATCTGGAAGAACTGGGAATTAATGCGAAGGTGGTTCGCATTAATAAATTAAGTGATTGTTCGCTGTGTAGCAGCGGAAAAATTATCGATAGAATACTTGAACGTTATTGCTAA
- a CDS encoding pyridoxal phosphate-dependent aminotransferase — MASSRVERVKESETIRIANLANQLRKKNIDVISFSLGEPDFDTPRHICDSAANAMYNGETHYAPSAGIPQLKSAIAEKLQNENKLNADESNILVTPGAKQAIFEIMMSVLDQDDEAILFDPAWVSYEPCIKMAGAHPVWAPTNPDNDFKPYDISEYVTDKTKMIVVNSPCNPTGSVYEKDVLENIADIAIDHDLFVLSDEIYEKIIYDREHISIGSMDGMQDRTITVNGFSKSYAMTGWRLGYACAHPDIFNNLLKIQSHSVSSATTFVQHGGYAALNGPQEPVYEMVNEFRARRDVLVDGLNSLGIKCNRPQGAFYAFADVSEFGTGDEVAEELLKEAHVAVTPGSAFGPSGKNFIRISYATSQDRIQEGLERIKSVLE; from the coding sequence ATGGCATCTTCAAGGGTAGAACGTGTAAAAGAGTCTGAAACGATAAGAATCGCAAACCTTGCAAATCAGTTACGCAAAAAAAATATCGATGTTATAAGTTTTAGTCTGGGAGAACCTGATTTTGATACTCCCAGACACATCTGCGATTCTGCAGCAAATGCTATGTATAATGGTGAAACTCATTATGCACCGTCTGCAGGAATCCCCCAGTTAAAATCTGCTATTGCTGAAAAATTACAAAATGAGAATAAACTGAATGCAGATGAATCCAATATTTTGGTTACTCCCGGAGCCAAACAGGCTATTTTTGAAATAATGATGTCTGTCCTCGACCAAGACGATGAGGCTATTTTGTTTGACCCTGCATGGGTTTCATATGAACCCTGTATAAAAATGGCAGGAGCACATCCTGTATGGGCTCCAACTAATCCAGACAATGATTTCAAACCCTATGACATTTCTGAATACGTAACCGACAAAACCAAAATGATTGTTGTAAACAGCCCATGTAATCCGACAGGAAGCGTATATGAAAAGGATGTGCTTGAAAATATTGCAGACATTGCAATCGACCATGATTTGTTTGTACTTTCAGATGAAATCTATGAAAAAATCATCTATGACAGAGAACATATCAGCATCGGTTCGATGGACGGCATGCAGGATCGTACCATAACAGTAAATGGTTTTTCCAAATCATATGCCATGACTGGCTGGAGGCTTGGATATGCCTGCGCACATCCTGATATATTCAATAATTTGCTCAAAATCCAATCCCATTCTGTAAGTAGTGCAACAACTTTTGTACAGCACGGGGGCTATGCCGCCCTTAATGGACCACAGGAGCCTGTTTATGAGATGGTAAACGAATTTAGAGCACGAAGAGATGTACTGGTTGATGGCCTGAATTCACTGGGAATTAAATGTAATCGACCACAAGGAGCTTTTTACGCGTTCGCTGATGTCAGTGAATTTGGTACCGGAGATGAAGTGGCTGAAGAATTATTAAAAGAAGCTCATGTTGCAGTAACACCTGGATCAGCATTTGGTCCAAGTGGTAAAAACTTTATAAGAATATCCTATGCAACATCTCAGGATAGAATACAGGAAGGTCTTGAGCGTATAAAATCTGTGCTTGAATAA
- the ribH gene encoding 6,7-dimethyl-8-ribityllumazine synthase, which produces MSINLGFVIAEFNRDLTYQMELLGKEHAEFLGAEVKNKILVPGVYDMPLAIKKFCEQDDIDAVVTIGAVIEGSTEHDEIVVQHASRKITDLSLEYNKPVTLGIAGPGMTRMEAHERLDYSKRAVESAVKLVQRL; this is translated from the coding sequence ATGAGTATTAATCTGGGATTTGTTATTGCTGAATTCAACAGAGACCTTACCTATCAGATGGAACTTTTGGGAAAAGAACACGCAGAATTTCTCGGGGCAGAGGTTAAAAATAAAATCCTTGTTCCCGGGGTTTATGATATGCCCCTTGCAATTAAAAAATTCTGTGAACAGGATGATATCGATGCTGTAGTAACAATCGGTGCAGTTATAGAAGGGTCTACTGAACATGACGAAATCGTTGTACAGCATGCTTCAAGAAAAATAACCGATTTGTCCCTGGAATACAATAAACCGGTAACTCTCGGGATAGCGGGTCCAGGTATGACCCGTATGGAAGCACACGAAAGGTTGGATTATTCTAAAAGAGCTGTAGAGTCTGCAGTAAAACTTGTACAGCGCCTATAA
- the ribC gene encoding riboflavin synthase produces MATIGIVDTTFARFDMGSVALDEINKNASARTVRITVPGIKDLPVASKKLLEEQGCDIVIALGMPGSAEKDKMCANQASQGLIQAQLMTNKHIIEVFVHEDEAANEKELAQLMENRAREHAVNVVKLLYKPKKLIKEAGTGQRQGFEDVGPLGM; encoded by the coding sequence ATGGCTACCATAGGGATTGTAGATACAACATTTGCACGCTTTGACATGGGAAGTGTTGCACTTGATGAAATCAATAAAAACGCATCCGCAAGAACTGTAAGAATTACTGTACCGGGAATTAAAGACCTACCAGTAGCATCCAAGAAACTCCTTGAGGAGCAGGGATGTGACATTGTTATAGCTCTTGGTATGCCTGGTTCTGCTGAAAAAGATAAAATGTGTGCCAACCAGGCATCCCAGGGTTTAATTCAGGCACAGCTTATGACAAACAAACACATAATTGAAGTGTTTGTACACGAGGATGAAGCGGCAAATGAAAAAGAACTGGCACAACTTATGGAAAACCGTGCACGTGAACATGCGGTAAACGTTGTCAAACTCCTGTATAAACCTAAAAAACTCATAAAAGAAGCAGGTACAGGACAACGACAGGGTTTTGAAGATGTAGGACCTTTAGGTATGTAA
- a CDS encoding pyridoxal-phosphate-dependent aminotransferase family protein, with translation MNFEDKLIMMPGPVPVAPRILRAMSKPMINHRGDEFAEIYDDCCNILKDVFNTQNDISVISGSGSAGMEAAIGCTTNNNDNVITIENGKFGERFKLIADRYGNALPVESEWGEPIDLDKVENLLAEGANSVAMVHNETSAGVLNPAKEVGKLAKKYDALFIMDGITSIGGDEVKVDDWGVDIAIAGSQKCIGAPPGMSMVSISDRAYEAMENVDNKPYYLDLEAYKESLDKDKTQTPYTPAVPLFYGLQESLHIVNEEGIDNRINRHRTYSKAVRNAMDAIGLEMYPTLDENTQYSNTVSAMSAPEGVSGEDIKKDMLKRGIVIVGGQERLKDKIFRIGNMGNLTHRDILITIQELETILHKRGIISEVGAGINAANDILDSL, from the coding sequence ATGAATTTTGAAGACAAGTTAATAATGATGCCTGGTCCAGTACCAGTTGCACCAAGAATATTAAGAGCTATGTCAAAACCAATGATAAATCACAGAGGTGACGAATTCGCAGAAATTTATGATGATTGCTGTAATATTCTAAAAGATGTATTCAATACTCAAAATGATATTTCTGTTATAAGCGGCTCTGGCAGTGCGGGAATGGAAGCCGCCATCGGATGCACAACCAACAACAATGATAATGTCATTACAATCGAGAATGGTAAGTTCGGTGAAAGGTTCAAATTAATAGCAGATAGGTATGGGAACGCATTACCTGTTGAATCCGAATGGGGAGAACCCATAGATTTGGATAAAGTAGAAAATTTACTTGCTGAAGGTGCAAATTCTGTTGCAATGGTACATAACGAAACTTCTGCAGGTGTATTGAATCCGGCTAAAGAAGTCGGCAAACTTGCCAAAAAATATGATGCTCTATTTATAATGGATGGCATAACGTCCATCGGAGGAGACGAGGTCAAAGTTGATGACTGGGGAGTTGACATTGCAATTGCCGGTTCTCAGAAATGTATAGGTGCTCCTCCAGGTATGTCCATGGTTTCCATAAGCGATAGAGCATATGAAGCAATGGAGAATGTAGATAATAAACCGTATTATCTCGACCTTGAAGCCTATAAAGAAAGCCTTGATAAAGATAAAACACAGACACCTTACACACCTGCAGTACCGCTGTTCTATGGACTACAGGAATCTCTGCATATTGTGAATGAGGAAGGCATAGATAATAGAATCAACCGTCATAGAACGTACTCAAAAGCAGTTCGCAACGCTATGGATGCAATAGGTCTGGAAATGTATCCAACACTGGATGAAAATACTCAGTATTCAAATACTGTCTCTGCTATGAGCGCTCCTGAAGGTGTCAGTGGTGAAGACATTAAAAAAGATATGCTGAAGAGAGGTATTGTTATTGTTGGCGGACAGGAAAGACTTAAGGACAAAATATTCAGAATCGGTAATATGGGCAATCTGACACATAGAGATATACTTATTACAATTCAGGAACTTGAAACCATACTCCACAAAAGAGGTATAATATCTGAGGTAGGTGCAGGTATTAATGCTGCAAACGATATTTTGGACTCTTTATAA
- a CDS encoding CBS domain-containing protein, with protein MIFPTAENLKRKRNELGFTQNELAKMTGVSQPLIARIEANDVDPRLSTVKKIYDAFQKAENKDLLAKNIMHTDVVYISPDKTINDAVNIMEKHGYSQVPVLEDWSCVGSVSEDMILKVMTDNKINAVPDMRIRDVMMSPLPVISPETFINAVFNMFEQFSAVLIMDNGKYTGMITKHDLMKLLHS; from the coding sequence ATGATATTCCCCACAGCAGAGAATCTTAAAAGAAAAAGAAATGAGCTTGGATTTACTCAGAATGAACTGGCTAAAATGACAGGTGTAAGTCAACCACTAATTGCACGTATTGAGGCAAATGATGTTGACCCTCGTTTGTCCACAGTCAAAAAAATCTATGATGCTTTCCAAAAAGCTGAAAACAAAGATCTGTTAGCTAAAAATATAATGCATACTGATGTAGTGTATATTTCACCTGACAAAACAATTAATGATGCAGTTAATATCATGGAAAAACATGGTTATTCACAGGTTCCTGTTTTAGAGGATTGGTCTTGTGTTGGAAGCGTATCTGAAGACATGATTTTAAAAGTTATGACTGATAACAAGATAAACGCTGTTCCAGATATGAGAATCCGTGATGTTATGATGAGTCCACTTCCAGTAATATCTCCTGAAACTTTTATAAACGCTGTTTTTAACATGTTTGAACAATTCTCGGCTGTTTTGATAATGGATAACGGTAAATATACTGGAATGATCACAAAACATGACCTGATGAAATTATTACATAGTTAA
- a CDS encoding CDC48 family AAA ATPase — MDKSSNVKSIKLKVAEANQNDVGKGVVRIDKASRDKIGVREYDVVELRGRRTTSAIVRREFPADSSKDIIRMDGLIRTNSKTSISDNITVKKAEWKEAKHVTLAPVTKGVRIHAPAEILRSIFKNRTVSKGDFISTTNVRKPKDTYGKGMMYEDFFQDMFSSSFGLGEVKIQIVSTSPSGIVKITDSTEVELLPESVEVLPEKDIPSVMYEDLGGIKPAIVKIREMIELPLKHPELFDSLGIEAPKGVLLQGPPGTGKTLLARAVANESDAYFISINGPEIMSKFYGESEQRIREVFDEAEKNTPAIIFLDELDSIAPKRAEVTGEVERRVVAQLLSLMDGLKERKNVILIGATNRPEALDIALRRPGRFDREIELHVPDTEGRMEILQIHTRGMPLAEDVDLNKLAEITYGFVGADIASLAREAAMGVLRRILPEIDLDEPVIPKDVLDQLQVTKMDFDNALKDVSPSAMREIMIEIPNVTWDDVGGLEEVKELLSEAVEWPLKNAEAFRRLGVEAPKGVMLYGPPGTGKTMLAKAVANESDANFIAAKGSDLLSKWYGESEKRIAEVFSRARQVAPTVIFLDELDAIAPVRGSTVGEPQVTERVVNQLLSELDGLEELRGVVVIGATNRPDIVDPALLRPGRFDELIMVPVPDKEARLKILEVHTSEMELADDVSIDELVARTEGYTGADIAAICKKAGRFALRENIMAENVKQSHFLKAIEEIGPSVTSEVVKYYERIKGKLRTKKAEEIENVYV; from the coding sequence ATGGATAAAAGCTCTAATGTAAAATCTATCAAATTAAAAGTTGCTGAAGCTAACCAGAATGATGTGGGTAAAGGAGTGGTTCGCATTGACAAGGCTTCAAGAGATAAAATAGGTGTTAGAGAATATGACGTTGTAGAACTTAGAGGAAGACGTACTACCTCTGCAATAGTTCGACGTGAATTTCCAGCTGATAGTAGCAAGGATATAATCCGTATGGATGGGCTTATACGCACAAATTCCAAAACAAGTATAAGCGACAACATAACAGTAAAAAAAGCAGAGTGGAAAGAAGCAAAACATGTAACACTTGCCCCTGTTACAAAGGGCGTCCGTATCCACGCCCCTGCAGAAATACTACGGTCTATTTTTAAAAACCGAACTGTTTCAAAAGGAGATTTCATATCAACAACTAACGTTAGGAAACCAAAAGATACCTATGGCAAGGGTATGATGTATGAAGATTTCTTCCAGGATATGTTTTCATCATCTTTTGGTCTTGGTGAAGTTAAAATACAGATTGTATCCACCTCTCCTTCTGGAATTGTAAAAATCACTGATTCAACAGAAGTTGAATTACTACCAGAATCAGTAGAAGTACTTCCTGAGAAAGACATACCAAGTGTCATGTATGAAGACCTAGGTGGTATCAAACCAGCTATTGTGAAAATCAGAGAAATGATAGAACTTCCACTCAAACACCCCGAACTATTTGATAGTCTGGGTATTGAAGCTCCTAAAGGTGTACTGCTTCAAGGACCTCCAGGAACCGGGAAAACACTGCTTGCAAGAGCTGTTGCTAATGAATCCGATGCCTATTTTATATCTATAAATGGACCAGAAATAATGTCAAAATTCTATGGTGAATCAGAACAACGTATACGTGAAGTTTTTGATGAAGCCGAGAAAAACACCCCGGCTATCATATTCCTTGACGAACTTGATTCAATTGCTCCAAAACGAGCAGAAGTAACCGGTGAAGTGGAACGCCGGGTAGTTGCACAGTTACTCTCATTAATGGATGGGCTGAAAGAACGCAAAAATGTGATACTAATCGGAGCTACTAACAGACCTGAAGCTCTCGACATCGCTTTGAGAAGACCTGGACGATTTGATAGAGAAATAGAACTTCACGTTCCTGATACTGAAGGAAGGATGGAAATTCTGCAGATTCACACAAGAGGAATGCCACTTGCAGAAGATGTTGACCTTAATAAACTGGCAGAAATCACATATGGATTTGTCGGTGCTGATATTGCTTCATTGGCTCGTGAAGCTGCAATGGGTGTTCTTCGAAGGATATTGCCTGAAATAGACCTTGATGAACCGGTAATTCCAAAAGACGTACTTGACCAGCTTCAGGTCACCAAAATGGATTTTGATAACGCACTGAAAGATGTCAGTCCATCCGCCATGCGTGAAATCATGATTGAAATACCAAATGTTACATGGGATGATGTTGGCGGACTTGAGGAAGTTAAAGAATTACTTAGTGAAGCGGTAGAATGGCCTCTGAAAAATGCAGAAGCCTTCAGACGCCTAGGCGTTGAAGCGCCAAAAGGTGTTATGCTGTATGGACCACCCGGTACCGGTAAAACCATGCTTGCCAAAGCTGTTGCCAATGAATCCGATGCAAACTTTATCGCTGCTAAAGGTAGTGATTTATTGTCCAAATGGTATGGTGAATCAGAAAAACGTATCGCAGAAGTTTTTTCACGTGCAAGACAGGTAGCACCTACTGTAATATTCCTTGATGAACTGGATGCTATTGCACCTGTACGCGGGTCTACAGTAGGTGAACCACAGGTAACAGAACGTGTTGTAAACCAGCTCCTTTCAGAACTTGATGGGCTTGAGGAATTAAGAGGTGTTGTGGTTATAGGTGCAACCAATAGACCGGATATTGTAGACCCTGCTCTATTGCGACCAGGAAGATTTGATGAACTTATAATGGTACCTGTACCAGATAAAGAAGCACGTCTAAAAATTCTTGAAGTACATACAAGTGAAATGGAACTGGCAGATGATGTCAGTATTGATGAATTGGTTGCACGGACCGAAGGATACACTGGAGCGGATATTGCCGCAATATGTAAAAAAGCAGGAAGGTTTGCATTAAGAGAAAATATAATGGCAGAAAACGTTAAACAGAGTCACTTCCTGAAAGCCATAGAGGAAATAGGACCTTCTGTAACATCTGAAGTTGTAAAATACTATGAACGTATAAAGGGCAAACTGAGAACTAAAAAAGCAGAAGAAATAGAAAATGTATATGTCTAA
- a CDS encoding methyltransferase cognate corrinoid protein, with protein sequence MDKEEQFEKLKNAIINQDIEGCKNLTKEALDAGLSAVEIVNKGLTPGMKVVGDKFESGEAFLPQIMMAAKAMQGAMEYIEPELQKGEGEERIGTAVTFVQEGDIHDIGHRLVTTMLQANGFDIVDLGVDVPDDNVLEEIEKQKDDQILLVGSALMTTSMLGQKELMNLIGEAGLRDKVKVMLGGAPVTQKWIDEIGADATAENAAEAARVGLDLMKK encoded by the coding sequence ATGGACAAAGAAGAACAATTTGAAAAACTTAAAAATGCTATAATAAACCAGGACATAGAAGGATGTAAAAACCTGACAAAAGAAGCACTTGATGCAGGTTTATCAGCCGTAGAAATTGTCAACAAGGGTCTGACACCTGGTATGAAGGTTGTCGGTGACAAATTCGAAAGCGGTGAAGCTTTCCTCCCACAGATTATGATGGCTGCCAAAGCAATGCAGGGTGCAATGGAATACATTGAACCTGAATTGCAAAAAGGAGAAGGCGAAGAAAGAATAGGAACTGCTGTTACATTCGTCCAAGAAGGAGACATTCATGATATCGGACACCGTCTGGTAACTACTATGCTGCAGGCTAATGGATTTGACATCGTTGACCTTGGTGTAGACGTGCCTGATGACAACGTTCTGGAAGAAATCGAAAAACAGAAAGATGACCAGATTTTACTCGTAGGCTCAGCACTCATGACCACTTCTATGCTCGGCCAAAAAGAGCTCATGAATCTGATTGGAGAAGCTGGTCTCAGAGACAAGGTTAAGGTCATGCTCGGAGGAGCTCCTGTAACTCAGAAATGGATTGATGAGATCGGTGCCGATGCAACTGCAGAAAACGCCGCTGAAGCTGCAAGAGTAGGGCTCGATTTAATGAAAAAATAA